The genomic window TCTCGACGCTTGAGCGATCTGACCCAGTCCTCGAAGGCATCGATCCGAGCGCTGCCGAACATGGCGCCAACGATGGCCCCTACCGATGTCCCGGCAATGATGTCCGGCTCGATTCCCTGGCGCTGCAGCGCCCTGATAACGCCAATATGCGCCCAACCGCGGGCGGCACCGCCACCGAGGGCCAGGCCAATGCTCGAGCGTCTGGCCGCGTGCGACGGCTCAGTCATCCTGCCGGACCGCCTCGAACTCGACGATCAGCTCGATGGCGTCGCTGACCAGATCCCCCTGCAGCGCATAATCCATGCCGAATTCACTACGCTGGATCGTTCCCCGTGCGGACCCGCCCAGGGTATCGGCACCGCCAATCGGGTGATCACCACGGCGGTTGAGAGTGAGATCAAGCTCGATGGCGCGAGTGACACCCAGCAGGGTGAGATCACCGCTCAGCACCCCCTGACGGTCATCGACGGGCTCATAGCCGCTCGCCTCGAAGGCAATGACCGGGTGGGCATCGACCGCAAGGAAATCGCCACCCCGCAGATGGCCATCGCGTTCATCATGACCGGTGAAGACCGTCTCCGCCGCGACCTCGACACGCCCGGACACCAACGTCTGCGTCTGCGCATCATAGACGAAGCCACCGGAGACGTCGGTGAACTGACCCAGCACATCGGCGAACCGGGCATGCCCGGCCAGAAAGCCGACGCTGACGTGGCTCTCGTCGATGCGAAAACGCTCCGGCTCTGCCCGGACGACGGTCGTCACAACCAGGCAGAGCGCAAGCAGGGTTGATTGCCATAGATATCGAGCCATGACCCATCTCCTCAGTGGTCGGGCAACCGCCATAAAGCGATGATATCCACTATAAATGAATAGCTGAGCAGTACCAGCAGGGCAGCGGCCAGAGGCGGCACCCACAACGCCGGAAACCCGGGGGCCAGGAAAACCGCCAGGCTGATCGCCTGAATCCCACAGACGATACGCCGTCGCTGGGACGCGGGCAGTGGCTGGCGCAGCGACGGGCGCCAGCGGCCGGCGAGGATGAAGCCGTAGCGCCAGGCGCCGATCGCCAGCACCCAGACGCCGGCGAGGCCGAGCTGGAAGATCCACAGCGTGAGCACCAGCAATAGCACCGCGTCCAGCTCCATATCGAAGCGGGCACCCGCCGCCGTCGCACAATCGAGTCGGCGCGCAACCCATCCATCAAGGGCATCCAGCAGGACCGCCGTTATACCCAGCGCGAACGGCAGTGCTGGCTCGGCCGGCAGCGCCCCGGCCGAGGGCAGCAGCCCAATCAGCAGCATGACCAGCAGACCGCGCCCCATGGTCACCCGATCAGCCGGGGTCAGGGGGCGGTTACCACGCTGGCGCCAGACCATCAGTGCCATCGCGGCATAGGCCACCAGGGCAAGAACCATGACGCCCGCTGGCAGATCGAGCACCCGTTGCAGGCCACCCGCGGCCGCTGCCAGCACAATGGCGGCGACAAGGAAATCAGGGAGAATCTGTAACGGCGACTCGTCGGTCTCAGGGGGAACCAATGCTACGCTCCGGCTATCCGATCGGTTTCTCCGAATTCTAGCAGCACAGGGGACAATCACGTGGTGACGGACGGGCAGAGCAGCTGGGCTTTCTGGATCACGCATCCAGGCGTAGGCGCCCTTCGGGCAGAAACGGTCAGCCAGCCCCAGGCGGGGGAGCTCGGCATCCGCACGCTCCACTCCGGGATCAGCCGCGGCACCGAATCGCTGGTCTGGCAGGGGCGGATCCCCGAGAGTCAGTACGAGCGGATGCGCGCGCCGTTTCAGGCGGGCTCATTCCCGGCGCCGGTCAAATACGGCTACGCCAGCGTCGGCGTCGTCGAGGCCGGACCCGATGCGTGGCAGGGGCAGACCGTATTCTGTCTCTATCCCCACCAGAGCCGCTACACGGTGCCGGCGGCCGCCGTCCAGCCACTGCCCACAGGACTGCCAGCGGAACGCGCCATTCTCGCCGCCAATACCGAGACTGCGCTGAATATCTGCTGGGATGCCGCCCCGCGGGCCGGCGAGCGAATCAGCGTGATCGGTGCGGGCGTCGTCGGTGCGCTGACAGCCGCCCTGTGCGCGGAAATGCCAGGTACCGAGGTGGAGTTGGTGGATATCAACCCGGCCCGTCGCACCCTCGCCGATCCGCTGGGGGTCGATTTCGCCCACCCGGACGGCGCCCGCCGCGGCAACGACCGGGTCATCCACGCCAGCGGCAGCGAGGACGGTCTGGCCCTTGCGCTGGGAGTCGCCGCCGATGAGGCCACCCTGGTCGAGGCGAGTTGGTTTGGCGATCGCCATCCCCGCGTCCCGCTGGGCGAGGCCTTCCACTCCGGCCGCCTGACGCTGCGGGGCAGCCAGGTGGGACAGATCCCGCCCGCCATGCGAGCGCGCTGGACCTACGCCCGGCGCCTGGGCAAGGCGCTGGCGTTGCTCGCCGGGCATCCCCAATGGGACTGCCTGATCGATGGCGAAACAGCCTTCGACCAACTCCCCGAGGCGATGGCCGACATCGTCAACGGCTCGGGGCTCTGTCATCGCGTTAACTACTGAGGAGTCAGCATGTACAGCGTCAACGTCCGCGACCACTTCATGATCGCGCACAGCTTCCAGGGTGAGACATTCGGGCCCGCGCAGGCCCTTCACGGCGCCACCTACGTCACCGACGCAACGTTCTTCCGCGATCGGCTCGACGCCGATAATGTGGTGGTCGACATTGCCCGCGCCACGGACGTCCTGCACCGGATACTGGGCCGCTATAACCTGACCAATCTCGACACCCTTCCGGCGTTCGAGGGCGTGAACACCACCACCGAGCATCTCGCCCGACACATTGCCGATACGCTCGCCGGCGCCATTCATGACGGTGAGCTCGGCGAGACGGCGCGCACGCTGGACCGGATCCGCATTACGCTGCATGAATCGCATATCGCCTCGGCGGCCTACGAGCGTCCGCTGCAGCCGTGAGCGACTGCCACTTCCTGGTACCCGGCGCGCTGGCGCGACCCACCGGCGGCAGCCGTTACGACCGGACCATCATCGCCGGGCTGCGCGCGGCGGGACGCTCGGTGTGGGTGGATGAGCTGCCCGGCCGGTACCCCGACGCCGATGCGACCGCCCGCCAGGCCGTGGCCACCGCGCTGTCAAGGCTCCCGTCGGGGCAGCGGGTCATCGTCGATGGCTTGGTGCTGGGGGGGCTTGAGCGCGTATTCGCCAGGCACGCCGGGCGGCTCCGCGTTGATGCATTGATCCACCACCCGATTGCCGATGAGACCGGCATCGAGGCCGATCGCGCGCGGCAGTGGATCACCGACGAAGCCCGGGCGATCGCCCTGGCTGAGCGGGTCATCACCACCAGCGCATTCACCGCGCAACGCCTCAGCGCACTCGGTATCCATGACGGTGGCGTTCACGTTGTGCCGCCGGGCTGCACACCCCGCCCCCTCGCCGCTGGTTCGCCCGGTGACACCCCCACGCTGCTCTGCGTCGCCTCACTGACCCCACGCAAGGCGCAGCATCACCTGCTCAATGCCCTCTCCCGGCTCGTCGACCGACCATGGCATTGCCGACTGGTGGGCACGACCGATCTCAATCCGGATTATGCCGCGGCGATTGCTGCACAACGCGATCGGCTGGGCCTTGCCGATCGCGTCGAGCTCTGCGGCGCCATCGATCACCAACAGCTCGACGCGGCCTATCGGGCGGCCGATCTGTTCATCCTGCCCTCGGTCTACGAGGGCTTCGGGATGGTGATCAGTGAGGCGGTCGCCTACGGTCTGCCCATCGTCACCACCACTGGGGGAGCGCTGGCTACCACCCTCCCGCCGGGCGCGGGTATCGCCGTTCCACCGGATGACGTCGAGGCACTCACCACCGAGCTGGCGGAGCTGCTCGATCGTCCCGAACGGCGGCAGGGGCTGGCCCGCGGCGCTCGACATGCTCGCAATCAGCTCAACGACTGGGATCAGAGCATCGCCGATTTCATCGATATCCTGGAGGAGGATCCACCATGCCCGAGCGATTCCCGGCCAGCTGGCTGACGCTCCGCGAGCCGGCCGATCATGCGGCTCCCCCCCCCCGCCCCGGAGCCGGCCGATCATGCGGCTCGCGCCGACGATCTCGCCGAGATCCTCGCCGCATTCCTGCCGACGGATCGGTCTGTCACCATCGCCGATCTCGGCGCGGGGGCCGGCAGCAATCTCCGCTACCTTGCCCCGCGACTGCCACAGCGCCAGCAGTGGACACTCATCGACCATGACACCGAGCTGCTCGAACGTGCCGTGGCGGCCGCCCCCACTGATGCAAGCGCCAGTGACACGCGCGTCCTTGCCCGTGCCCATCCAGCGGAGCTGGCCGGTTTCCCCGACTGTCTGCCGGAGACACCGGATCTGCTCACCGCCTCGGCCCTGCTGGATCTTGTCTCCGAGGACTGGATGCGGCGGGTCGTGGATATCTGCTGCCAGCGGCGTATACCGGCACTGTTCGCCCTGAGCGTGGATGCTCGACTGTCGCTCGCACCCGCCGTATCAGGCGATCAGCTCGTCGAGGCCGCGGTACTCACCCATCAGCGTGGATCGAAGGATATGGGACCGGCGCTGGGACCGGACGCCAGCGCCCTCGCGGCCCGACTGTTTGCCGAGCGCGGGGCACAGGTCGACTGTCGCCGGAGTGACTGGCGGCTCGGCCCCGAGGAGGCCTCACTCCAGCGACTCCTCATTGAGGGCTGGCACCAGGCCGCCCGCGTGCAGCGCCCCGACGCCACCGAGACCATCGATCACTGGCTGAACGAACGGCTGCGGTTGCTCGAGCGAAGCGACATCCGCGTGGGTCATCAGGACCTGCTGGCTATCCCGTGCCGCGACTGATCCGGCTGCTGATCAGTCTGCTGATCCTTGGCTTCATCGCCGAGCGGTTCGGTGCCGGGGTACTCGAGCAACTCCAGCAGGTGGACGGGCGCTGGCTTGTCGCCGGCCTCCTGATCACCGTCGCCCAGGTCCTGCTATCGGCCTGGCGATGGCGGTTCACCGCGGCGCAGCTGGCAGTGCCGCTGCGCCCCGGCGTCGCGGTCCGTGAGTACTACCTGGCGACATTGGTCAATCAGATACTGCCCGGCGGTGTTGTCGGTGATGCCCAGCGTGCCTGGCGTCACAGTCACAATACGCCCCGTCGTGGCCCCGCATTCCAGGCCGTTGTGATCGAACGCTTCTCGGGGCAGCTGGCGATGGTCGCGCTGGCGCTGGTGGTCTGGGGGTATTGGCGCCCAGGCGGGGCACTGGCGTTACCGGACGCCTGGTTCACCGGGGCAGTTGCGCTGATGGGTGCCATCGGCGCCGCATTCGCCGCCTTGGCACTGATCACCGGATGGCGCCCGCACTGGCTGATCGACTGGTGGCAGGCACTGCGCTGCGCACTGCTGGCGCCGCGTGTTCTGCCCATTCAGCTGATCGCCTCCATCCTGGTGGCGGCCAGTTATATTGGTGTCTACGCAACCTGTGTGCTGTCACTGGCGCCGGAGTCGTCGCCCGCGACCTGGTTGCCGCTGATCCCGCTGGTGCTGTTTGCGATGTTGATCCCGGCGAGTATCGCCGGCTGGGGATTACGGGAGGGCGCTGCAGCCGTCCTCTGGCCACTCGCCGGCCTTCCGGCGGCGGAAGGTGTCAGTGCTGCCGTTCTCTACGGGGCCTTGTCACTGGTCGCGAGTACACCCGGCCTGATCGCCGTCATGCGCCATTGAAGTCGAGCCGATAGAGTCGATCCGCTCCCAGCGCGAAGGGCTCGACGGTGGGCCGCCACGCCTGGTCCATATGGTCGATCGTCGGCAGGTTCAGCCCTGTTGGACCCGAGCCGATGATCACCGGCGCCACGACCAGGTAGAGCGAGTCCACCAGGCCTGCCGCGAGCCATGCCGAGACGGTCTGCGCGCCTCCCTCCACCAGCAGGCGGCGGATACCTGCCGCGGACAGACACTCCAGCACCGCTGCCGGTGACCCATCCAGGAGCGGAAAATGTCGATCCACCGGCGGCGCTGTGGCGGTCGGGGGGGTCACCGCCCAGGTCGGCGCGGCGCCATCCACGAATACATGCCGATGGGGGGTTAGATGATCGCGGCTGATCACGACCACGCGCGTCGGGTTGGGACCGCTGACCGCCCGGACCGTCAGCTGTGGGTCATCGGCGACGACCGTTCCGGCCCCGACCAGCACCGCGTCGCAGAGCGCCCGAAGGCGGTGCAGATGGACCCGGTCAGCCTCGCCGGTGACGTAGCGTGAGTGGCCGCTTGGAGTGGCGATCCGGCCGTCCAGGCTCTGTCCGAGTTGGGCAACGACCCGCGGCCGCCCCGTCACCGGACGGGTCAGAGGGGCGTAGCGGGCGCTCAGCGCAGCGTCGATCGCAGGGGCCGACAGACCGGCCACATCCGCTGGTTCCAGACATTGCGCATCGGCCGCGACCGATCCGCCGATGGCCTGACCCCGACACTGGCGGATGAGCGCCGGCCAGACCGTCTCTGGCCGCTGCCCCGTTCCTGAAACGTCTTTTTGTGCCATATTGGCGGAATTGTTACAGGCCTGGACGGTCTATTGCGAGAAATCGTCTTCAAGGAGCAGGCATGCAGCGCATCCGGCGCGCACTGATCGATCTCAGGCGGGGCGAACCCGTTCACTTGGCGCATCCGGCCGGCGGAATGCTGATACTGGCGCTCGAGAACCTGAGCGACGCATTGCTGGGCCGCGCGCGAACGCTCGCCGCCGGCGACCCCTACCTGCTGATCACGCGACACCGCGCCCATGCAATGGGTCTGGATGACGGCGACCGTCATGATCTGGCCATGACATTGGATGCCGATCATCCCGTTGAGACCGCCATCGAGCTCGCGAGCGATCAGGCCGACTCGCCGGTGGACCGGGGCAGCCGGGCCGCCGAAGCCGCTGAGCAGGAGGCCCTCAACCTTGCCCGACAGGCGACGCTGCTACCGGCGCTGGTCGCCATCGCCACCGGCGAGGAAGACGCACGGCTCAATGACGAGATCGGGCGCGGCGAGGTCCTCTCCATCGAGATAACCGATATTCATAGCGCATGCATCGAGAACGCTCGACAGCCTGAGCGTATCAGCGAGGCACGCGTGCCGTTGGCGGATGCGGAGCAATCACGATTCATTCTCTACCGCGAGGCGGACGGCCTGCTCGAGCATGTGGCACTGATTGTCGGCGATCCCACGCAATGGCCGGACACCCCTGCCCTGCGCATGCACTCCGCCTGTCTCACCGGCGATCTGTTCGGTTCGCTGCGCTGCGACTGCGGCGAGCAGCTCAGAAGCGCGGTGGGGACGATCGCCGACGAAGGCGGGGGTATCCTCCTCTACCTCGCCCAGGAGGGTCGCGGCATTGGTCTCGCCAATAAGCTCCGCGCCTATGGCCTGCAGGACACCGGACTGGACACCGTTGACGCCGATCGGCTGCTTGGCTTCGGGGCGGATGAGCGCCGTTACGAGGTAGCGGCTGCGATGCTGGACGACCTCGGCATCGATCGGGTTCGGCTGATGACGAACAATCCCGGCAAAATCGCCGCGCTGGAGCGTCACGGCATTGAGATCGCGGGGCGCGAGGCGATTCATGGCGCACTCAACCGACACAACCAACGCTATCTGACCACCAAGGCCGAGCGGGCCGGCCACTGGCTGGAAGAGGTGATCACCGGTACCGCCGATCGCCACTCGCGCTAGGCGCGCGGCTGCGGCGCCGATAGTCGTGCCAGCGGGAACTGCGCCGTCTCGGTCAGAACGCGTGCCAGCGATTCGGCGTAATGGGCCGCGAGTTCTCCGCCCAGCGCGGCGTCGCCAGCCCGCGCATCACCCGCCACGCCGGTCCGATTCAGATCACCCGCCAACCAGGCGAACCGTGCCGGGCGCGTCTCTGCACCAATCCATTTGAAAGCCGCGAGCGCATCATACTCGATCGAAACGGCATGATCGGCCTGTTGGTCCGCCACCTGTGTTGGTGCGAAGTGCCGCATCAGCGCCGTCTCCAGCGCACCGCCATGCAGGCCCTCCCGCGCCTCACGGGCGCTGATCGCATCGACGGGGGGTGGAAAATCGAAGTAGCAGGCCTTCACGACCAGTAGCCCGAGATCCCGGCGCAGCCGCAGCGCTGCGGTGTCCATCGCGGCGAGATTGCCACCATGGGCGGAGAACATCACCAACCGACGGAATCCCGATCGTGCCACAGAGGCTCCGATGTCATAGAGCATCGCCTCGAAGGTCGCCGGCTCCAGCGCCAGGGTCCCTGGAAAGCCCGCATGCTCGATACCCTGGCCAACGTTGAGTGTCGGCAGGCGCAACACCGACCCACCGCCCGTGCAGCGCTCGATCGCGGCCATCGACAGGCCCTCAGCAATACAGGCATCCGTCGACAGCGGCAGATGCGCACCGTGCTGTTCGACCGCACCCAGCGGCAGCAGGGCGACCGCGTCGTTACCACTGGCGCTGGCCAGTGATTGCGTGGTGTGATCCGCCCACTCCGCGGTGGTCATGCCAGCGTCTCCAACCGATCCAGCCGTGCCGCCAGTAGCCCGGGAAAGTGTTTGAACCAGGTCGCGTTGAGCGGCGAGGGATGTGGCAGCGGATGCAGTGTCAACCGGCGGAGTGTGCCATCGGGGCCGCGGTAATCGAGGCATAGCGACTGCTCGAAACGGTCCTCGCGCTGCCAGTACTGTTGCAGTTGCTCACGGACCGCCGCCGTCTGGCCAAGACCGAACCAGAAAAAGGCTTCCCGGCCGAGCGTGATGACGTCGCTACCGTTCCACAGCTCGAGGAGAACGTCGGCGACCAGTGGTTGGAAGCGTCGCTTCACCGCCATCGGCCAGGCCTTGTTGCCCAGTGGTTTGTAGGGAACAGTATTGGCCCAGAAGTAGGGAGCACCCGCAGCGAGGGCATCGCGGGTTCCATTCATCTCGCCGCCGTGATGACGCTGAAACAGCACCCGCCGCACCTGCCGGCCGCCCGCGCCGATGAATGGAACCCCGACATGGATCTCGTCCCGACCCGGGTCCCGGCCGAAAAAGGCGATCCGGGCATCGGCCGGCCCAAGTCCGAAAATCGGCTCGGTGGGTTGCCGGCCAGCGGCCTCGTAGACGGCTTCATCACGCCCGGCGAGGCCCTCCGAGGCGCTCTGGAACCGCTCCATCAGAGCGGTGGGGAGATCGCGCATTTCAGTGCACGGTCGCCTGGCGCTCGCGGGTTTCCTTGAGCACGCCGACAACGTCTTCCTCCCAGCTCTTGGCGAGGGGGGACTGCGCAACCAGCGCCGAGACTTCGTCCGCACTGACCGGGTCGCCGCCGTCGTCACCCACGGCAAGCCGGGAGTGATCCCGGTCACGGAGCTCGTAGGCACGCTCGCCGCTGTCGCCATCGCCGACCCGCAGGGTGATCTCGTCGGCGTCGACGATTGCCCGCCAGTTGACCTGCGCCATCCAGCCACGGGCGTTGGAGTACAGAGACACGCCGGCGAGCTCATGGCCGCTGCCGCGTTGATTGTCCATGACGTGGACGCTGCTCGAGAGGTGCTCGAATGGGTTGTCTTCGAGGATCTGCAGGAGCTCTTTTTTGGGAATGACGGCCTCTGCTCGCATCAAATCCACCTTTGCGGTCGCATAATTCATCACCTGCATCATACAACCCGACCGCCGGTCTGTTGACCCATATCCGCATCGCGTATGCTCTAGTTGTCGAAATTGATTTCCTGAGCAACGGCTACTCGATCATGTCCAACTCGATTCGCCAGAGGCAGCGCCGTGCCGAGCGCACCCGCGACTTCCTCAAGGAACTGACCCAACGCTACCCCGCCTGCTTCAGCAGCCAGCGCGATGCGATACGCCCCCTCGAAATCGGCATTGAAAAGGCCCTGCGCGCAGCCCTTGATCATGACGATGGCGATCAGGCGGCGCCCAACTGGCTCATCCGCCAGGCACTCGCCCGATACACCCGCTCACCGGCGTATCTGAATGCCATCATCGCTGGGCACGAACGGATCAATCTACAGGGCGAAGCGGTCGAGGCGGTCACCGAGTCCGCGATCAACCGCGCCCACGAGCAGCGTGCTGAGCAGAAACAGCGCAGCGCCGAGCGTAAACGCCAAAAGGCCGAGGAGGCCGAGGCGCGCAAACGCCAGGAGAAGCTCTCGCAGCTCGCGGAGCGCTTCAATCAGTAACCCCTGCCAAGCCGCAACAGGACACCCCAGTGAGCTCATCCATTGATCTGAAGGCATTGAGTCGGGACGCGCTGGCCTCGCTGCGCGACCGGGTCGAGACCGAACTCGAGGCGCGTGCATTCGAGGATCAGCTGCGCCGCGAACTGCAGTCCCACCTCAGCCGGCAGGCCTGGATCGACGATCATCATCAGGCGCAGCGGCGCCGGCGCTGAGCCAGTCTCCAACGATGGCGCAACGCATTGTCTCGCTGCTTCCCGGAGCCACGGAGATTGTCGCCGCGCTGGGACTCGCCGACCGGCTGGTGGGTATTTCCGCTGAATGCGACCAGCCATCCGCCCTGATGGATCGGCCACGCGTCAGCATCGCCGCCCTGGATACCGGGGAAACGGACCCCGCTGCGATCGACCGCGAGGTGCGGGCACGACTGGCGAGCGGCGCGCCGCACTTCCGCGCTGACAGCGACGCCCTGCGGGCACTGCGACCCGACCTCGTGCTCTCGCAGTCGCTTTGTGATGTCTGTGCCGCCACCCCCGACAGCCTGACCGCCAGGGCGATTGGCGATGCCACGGTGCTGGCGCTGGATGGTCGCGACCTCAAGGGACTGCTTCGGGATATCGAGCGGGTGGCGGCCGCCGCTGGCGTGCCCGATCGGGGCGTGAGGCTTATCCAGTCACTCGAACGACGGCGGCGGACGGTCGCCGAGCGGCCGCGCTCAACCGCGCGGGTGCTCGCCGTGGAATGGCCGGAGCCATTGTTCATCGGCGGCCACTGGGTACCGGATATGATCGTGACGGCCGGCGCCCGGGCGCTGAATGCGCCGGGCGATCACTCGGTCGCAATCGACTGGGACCAGGTCCGCGATTTCGCACCAACGGTCGTACTGGTACTCCCCTGCGGACAGTCCATTCGCGGAGCGGCGACCGGACTGCAGTCGCTGCAACAGCGGCCGGGCTGGCGCGCACTCCCCGCCGTCCGGCGCGGTGAGGTCTATCTCCTCGATGGCAACCGATACTTCAGTCGCCCGGGGCCCGCGGCGTTCACGGGTCTCGAGATCACCGCGCATATCCTCGGTACCGACGCCACCGACCCGGCACCCGGCGCCTGGCGCCGCGCCACGGAGTAATGCCGATGGGTTGGGAGGGATGGCTGACGATCCTCATCGTGCTCTCGGTTCTGGGCGGACTGGCAACCGGCCTCGCCTCGCCGGTGGGCATTCTCTTCACGGGGCTGGCCCTGTTGGTCACAGCAAGCGCAGTCACCGGAAGCGAGCAACTGCTGGATGCCGCGACCGCCGCGGAGGGGTTTGGCAGTAGTGGCCTGATCACGGTTGGACTGCTGTTCGTCGTGGCCTCAGGACTCACCCGCACTGGAGCGATCGCGATGATCGCCGAACCACTCATCGCCCGGTCCCGTGGGCTGCGCTCTGCCCAGCTGGGCCTGCTGACTCCGGTTGCCGCGCTCAGCGCGTTTCTCAACAACACCCCCATTGTCGCGGTCTTCCTGCCGGTGGTGGATGACCTCGCGCGACGTCTGCAGTTACCGGCCTCGCGCCTCTATCTGCCCCTCAGTTATGCCGCCATCCTGGGCGGGACCTGCACGCTGATCGGCACCAGCACCAACCTCATCATCAATGACCTCGCGAGCGCCGGCCGCGGGATGGAAGGCCTTGGCTTGTTTGATCTTGCCTGGGTCGGCGTACCGATCACGCTGGTCGGGCTTGTGTATCTGTTAACAGCCTCTCCATGGCTCCTGCCCGATCGCCGTGACAGCGCTGCCGATCGACTCGACCCACGGCAGTACACCGTCGAAGTCGAGGTGATCCGCGACGGACCGCTGGTCGGCAAGTCGATCAAGGACGCCGGGCTACGGCATCTGCCGGGACTGTTTCTCGCCGAGATTGAGCGCGAAGGCCAGCTCATTCCCGCTGTCGGCCCCAGCGAACGGTTGCGCGCCAGTGATCGGCTGGTGTTTGTCGGGGTGCTGGAGTCGGTGGTCGACCTGCATAAGATGCGGGGGCTGCGGCCGGCCACCCGGGCCGTCGAGGATCTCAATGAGCCGCGGCGTGAGCGCTGTCTGGTCGAGGCCGTTGTCTCCGAGGCCTGTCCACTGGTGGGCCGCAGCATTCGTGCCGGGCGCTTCCGCGAGCGCTATCAGGCCGCCGTCATCGCCGTTGCCCGTGGTGGGCGTCAGCTGCCCGGCAAGATCGGTGATATCGTCCTGCGCCCCGGCGACACCCTGCTGCTCGAGACCCACCCGAGTTTCGTCGACCGCCAGCGCGATGCGCGCGACTTCTATCTCGTCAGCGGCGTCGAGGACTCGGCACCGCCGCAGCACGAC from Spiribacter curvatus includes these protein-coding regions:
- a CDS encoding ABC transporter substrate-binding protein translates to MAQRIVSLLPGATEIVAALGLADRLVGISAECDQPSALMDRPRVSIAALDTGETDPAAIDREVRARLASGAPHFRADSDALRALRPDLVLSQSLCDVCAATPDSLTARAIGDATVLALDGRDLKGLLRDIERVAAAAGVPDRGVRLIQSLERRRRTVAERPRSTARVLAVEWPEPLFIGGHWVPDMIVTAGARALNAPGDHSVAIDWDQVRDFAPTVVLVLPCGQSIRGAATGLQSLQQRPGWRALPAVRRGEVYLLDGNRYFSRPGPAAFTGLEITAHILGTDATDPAPGAWRRATE
- a CDS encoding uracil-DNA glycosylase family protein — its product is MRDLPTALMERFQSASEGLAGRDEAVYEAAGRQPTEPIFGLGPADARIAFFGRDPGRDEIHVGVPFIGAGGRQVRRVLFQRHHGGEMNGTRDALAAGAPYFWANTVPYKPLGNKAWPMAVKRRFQPLVADVLLELWNGSDVITLGREAFFWFGLGQTAAVREQLQQYWQREDRFEQSLCLDYRGPDGTLRRLTLHPLPHPSPLNATWFKHFPGLLAARLDRLETLA
- a CDS encoding ProQ/FINO family protein, producing MSNSIRQRQRRAERTRDFLKELTQRYPACFSSQRDAIRPLEIGIEKALRAALDHDDGDQAAPNWLIRQALARYTRSPAYLNAIIAGHERINLQGEAVEAVTESAINRAHEQRAEQKQRSAERKRQKAEEAEARKRQEKLSQLAERFNQ
- a CDS encoding SLC13 family permease, giving the protein MGWEGWLTILIVLSVLGGLATGLASPVGILFTGLALLVTASAVTGSEQLLDAATAAEGFGSSGLITVGLLFVVASGLTRTGAIAMIAEPLIARSRGLRSAQLGLLTPVAALSAFLNNTPIVAVFLPVVDDLARRLQLPASRLYLPLSYAAILGGTCTLIGTSTNLIINDLASAGRGMEGLGLFDLAWVGVPITLVGLVYLLTASPWLLPDRRDSAADRLDPRQYTVEVEVIRDGPLVGKSIKDAGLRHLPGLFLAEIEREGQLIPAVGPSERLRASDRLVFVGVLESVVDLHKMRGLRPATRAVEDLNEPRRERCLVEAVVSEACPLVGRSIRAGRFRERYQAAVIAVARGGRQLPGKIGDIVLRPGDTLLLETHPSFVDRQRDARDFYLVSGVEDSAPPQHDKAWLAIPILAAMVALAATPWMSMLNAALLAAMALVVTRCMQLGEAIRNVNWNVLLVIGAALGIGQAMDNSGAAAAIGGQVMALTDGRPLLALAAIYLLTMVTTEMITNNAAAVLMFPIAMAAAESLGVSATPFAIAIMIAASAAFATPIGYQTNLMVFGPGGYRFGDYVRFGLPLNLIAMTLALLIIPRVWPL